One window of Phycisphaeraceae bacterium genomic DNA carries:
- a CDS encoding prolyl oligopeptidase family serine peptidase, translated as MRYAGCALLIRIAQGDAQMVRIRSVAVFACVALGAAAPASAQDNTITLEKIMRDPEWVTRSPESPYWSLDSKTVYYSQKQLGTDLRDMFAVDYANDEEELLSPEQRAAADPRNVSYSRDRSRVTWSSGGDIFVRTMETGDIIQITRTGDNESSPMFLTNGKLAFRKGSTWFVRDLATGAEEQAGDVRTGEDPDIAREKRESREKSYLENQQEHLFEIIRERDESADQRREQMELLRNAETTRSYPTTWLGNGLDLGQSQLSPNGRWLAIVYSKSSGSRAKPDTMPTWINDDGYVQSRNVRSLVGTSESSNDMFALVHIETGTLIQVDLDALPGRTDDPLAEIRDSQKPADAKEDGTLDKEKKPSKPKPRNIGIRSVRFNDDGSWVALQCHSADNKDRWIVTIPFEHAFARLNDWNEGADDRKEKGDAKAQPDALTPIVIEHLHDPAWINDRMSEMEWVNGSERLLFVSERTGYAHLYVADATGKAQDPRRAVVVRQLTHGQCVVTDIQQDRDGRNVYFRVNRDHPGIYEIERLSLGWGKPTQITSLGGANRAWLSPDDSRLLIEHSTAMRPPELFVQETTPGADVIKVTTTVTDEFTSLPWIEPQFVTIQGVDTKPIHARLYLPPADAPRMDKRPAVLFTHGAGYLQNADQGWSSYFREFMFHSLLAHKGYVVLDMDYRASSGYGRDWRTAIYRHMGKPEVEDLSSGVDWLVEHHNVDRARVGTYGGSYGGFLTLYSMFTEPDLFACGAALRPVTDWAHYNHGYTSNILNTPDDDPEAYRLSSPIEYAEGLKNPLLICHGMVDDNVFFKDTARLAQRLIELEKTNWEVAIFPIEAHGFTEPSSWLNEYRRIEALFDRWLMGDN; from the coding sequence ATGCGTTATGCTGGATGCGCACTATTGATACGGATTGCGCAGGGAGATGCACAAATGGTCAGGATTCGGTCTGTCGCTGTCTTTGCATGTGTTGCTCTGGGTGCCGCTGCGCCAGCGTCCGCGCAGGACAACACCATCACGCTTGAGAAGATCATGCGCGATCCGGAGTGGGTGACGCGCTCGCCCGAATCGCCGTACTGGTCCCTCGACTCGAAGACAGTTTATTACAGCCAGAAGCAACTCGGCACAGACCTGCGCGACATGTTCGCGGTGGATTACGCGAATGATGAGGAAGAACTGCTCTCACCAGAGCAGCGCGCTGCTGCCGATCCTCGAAATGTCTCGTACTCACGCGACCGGTCCCGCGTGACATGGTCAAGCGGTGGCGACATCTTTGTGCGCACCATGGAAACGGGCGACATCATCCAGATCACGCGCACCGGCGACAACGAATCGTCGCCCATGTTTCTGACCAACGGCAAGCTTGCTTTTCGAAAGGGATCGACGTGGTTTGTGCGCGATCTTGCAACAGGTGCTGAAGAGCAGGCTGGTGATGTGCGCACAGGCGAGGATCCGGATATCGCGAGAGAGAAACGCGAGTCGCGCGAGAAGTCGTACCTTGAAAACCAGCAGGAGCATTTGTTCGAGATAATCCGCGAGCGCGACGAATCGGCGGATCAGCGCCGCGAGCAGATGGAACTGCTCCGGAATGCTGAAACCACGCGCAGCTATCCCACGACATGGTTGGGCAACGGTCTAGACCTTGGACAGTCGCAGCTGTCACCGAACGGACGCTGGCTCGCGATTGTCTACAGCAAGTCTTCCGGCTCACGCGCAAAGCCCGACACCATGCCAACATGGATCAATGACGACGGGTACGTGCAGTCACGCAACGTGCGTTCGCTCGTCGGCACGAGCGAATCCAGCAATGACATGTTCGCACTGGTACACATCGAGACTGGCACGCTGATCCAGGTCGATCTTGATGCGCTCCCCGGGCGCACCGATGATCCCCTCGCTGAGATACGCGATTCGCAGAAACCTGCGGATGCAAAGGAAGATGGCACGCTGGACAAGGAGAAGAAGCCCAGCAAACCCAAGCCACGAAATATCGGGATTCGCAGCGTGCGATTCAACGACGACGGTTCGTGGGTTGCGCTCCAGTGCCACTCGGCTGACAACAAGGACAGGTGGATTGTGACGATCCCGTTCGAGCACGCGTTTGCACGCCTCAATGACTGGAACGAGGGCGCAGACGATCGCAAAGAAAAGGGAGATGCGAAGGCACAGCCCGACGCACTCACGCCGATCGTTATCGAGCACCTTCACGATCCCGCGTGGATCAACGATCGGATGAGTGAGATGGAGTGGGTGAACGGAAGTGAACGGCTGCTGTTCGTATCGGAGCGCACCGGGTATGCTCATCTGTATGTTGCCGACGCGACGGGCAAAGCACAGGACCCGCGGCGCGCGGTGGTCGTGCGCCAGCTCACGCACGGGCAATGCGTCGTGACAGATATACAGCAGGATCGCGACGGGCGCAATGTATACTTCCGAGTGAACCGTGATCATCCGGGCATTTACGAGATCGAGCGCCTCTCGCTCGGATGGGGCAAGCCAACGCAGATCACATCGCTCGGCGGTGCGAATCGCGCGTGGCTGTCACCCGACGATTCCCGCCTGCTCATCGAACACTCCACCGCGATGCGCCCGCCAGAACTGTTCGTGCAGGAGACAACGCCCGGCGCGGACGTCATCAAAGTAACCACGACTGTGACCGACGAGTTCACCTCACTCCCGTGGATCGAGCCGCAGTTTGTCACAATTCAGGGCGTTGACACAAAGCCGATCCACGCGCGCCTGTACCTGCCACCAGCGGATGCTCCGCGCATGGACAAGCGTCCCGCGGTGCTGTTCACGCACGGCGCGGGATATCTGCAGAACGCAGATCAGGGATGGAGCAGCTACTTCCGCGAGTTCATGTTTCACAGTCTGCTTGCGCACAAGGGGTACGTCGTGCTCGACATGGACTATCGCGCCAGTTCCGGGTACGGGCGCGACTGGCGCACCGCGATCTATCGCCACATGGGTAAGCCCGAGGTCGAGGACTTGTCGTCGGGTGTCGACTGGCTCGTCGAGCATCACAACGTCGATCGAGCGCGCGTCGGCACATACGGCGGTTCATACGGCGGATTCCTGACACTCTATTCCATGTTCACAGAGCCCGATCTCTTCGCGTGCGGCGCAGCCCTGCGACCCGTCACCGACTGGGCGCATTACAACCACGGGTACACCAGCAACATTCTCAACACGCCCGACGACGATCCGGAAGCGTACCGACTCTCATCACCGATCGAGTACGCGGAAGGCTTGAAGAACCCGCTGTTAATCTGTCATGGCATGGTCGACGACAACGTGTTCTTCAAGGACACCGCGCGCCTCGCGCAGCGACTGATCGAGCTGGAGAAGACGAACTGGGAGGTCGCGATCTTCCCGATCGAGGCGCACGGATTCACCGAGCCGAGCAGCTGGCTCAACGAGTATCGACGGATCGAAGCGTTGTTTGACCGATGGCTGATGGGAGATAACTAA